Part of the Corynebacterium canis genome is shown below.
TATCCGCCCACCGCCCCAAACGTAGCTTCCGCCAGGCGTTGATGCACGGCATTATCGGTGCGGCGGCCGCCACGCTGGCCATCGCGGGATCCGGCATTGCCATTTATAATGCTGGCCCCGGCTCCCCCTTATGGGGCGCTCATGTCGCATTGTTTAGTGATCATGCAGCTGTGGTCGAGCTTGCCTCCACGCTGGAGCAGGCTGATGATTCCCGGAGTCGCGGCGATGTCGAAGGCGCGCTGGAATTGCTGGACCAGGCTAGGAGTATGGCGGCCGATATCCAGTCCAAGCGGGGCAGTGATTCCGGCCCGGTGACCACCGTGACGGTGACCCAAGGCCCGGTTGCCACCTCCACCTCGGAGAAGCCGAAGACGGAGGAACCTGAGGAACCGTCCTCACCGGCGGCACCCCCGCCGCCCGTGACCGTGACCGCAACGGTGACGGTTGTGCAGCAACCCGCTCCGGCCCAACAGCCGACCAGCCAGGCCCCCACGCCGGGCGGCCCGGATAATCCGAACCCGCAGGATCCGGTTCAGCCCACGGCTGAGCCGAGCCCCCCGGGAGACAATAACGGCGGGAACTAGCGGTTCGCTTCCATCCCGTCGAGATAGCCTAAGCAGTAGTCCCACGGTACATATGCCATGACCGTGGGCTCCGCGCTGGGTTCATGCACGGGTGCGAGTTCTCCCCGTAAGGTGGCGCGCATGTTTGCGTCAATAATGTCCCAGTCGTAGTAATGGTTTTCTTCACAATCCTCGCAGAGGAAAAAGATGCCCTTGATGCCGCGGGGCTCAAGCACTTTCCGGAATTCGTGCAGCAGTTCGAGGTTTCGAATCACCTCGAGCCGTTCTTCTGGGCTTAATGGGGGCAGAGTTTCGCCATCGTCGAAAAACGATGCCGGATCGTTGGGGTCGTTGGCAAACGGATCGGGAGGCATGCGGTCGTTGTAGTACACACTGCAACAGTATTGGTTGGTCACTTGTGCGGGCAACCGTCCCGGCGGTTACCTCCTTGGTACGCAAAAGGACTAGGCTTGATGCAACCTATACCCCGCAGGCATAGCACAAAAATGCATTCATATAAGGACGGCTCATATGACTGATACGCGCGTATTCACCGGTGGCGACGATCCCCACAAGGTAGCCTTGCTTGGACTGACGTTCGACGATGTGTTGTTGCTACCGGACGCGTCCGATGTGATTCCCAGCGAAGTGGATACGTCGAGTCAGCTCACCCGCAATATCCGGCTCAATATCCCGCTGATCTCCGCAGCCATGGACACCGTCACCGAAGCCCGCATGGCCATCGCCATGTCCCGGCAGGGCGGCATGGGGGTGCTGCACCGCAACCTTTCCGTGGAAGACCAGGCCGAGCAGGTGGAATTGGTCAAACGTTCCGAATCCGGGATGGTGTCCGATCCGATCACCTGCACCCCCGATATGACCATCGGGGAAGTCGATGCCCTGTGCGCTCGCTACCGCATTTCCGGCCTGCCGGTGGTGGACGATCAAGGCAAACTGGTGGGCATTTGCACCAACCGGGATATGCGCTTTGAGGCGGATTTTGGCCGCAGCGTCGCCGAGGTGATGACGCCCATGCCACTCGTTGTGGCCAAACAGGGCGTATCCAAAAAGGATGCGCTGAGCCTGCTGAGCGCCAATAAGGTGGAAAAACTCCCCATCGTGGACGATCAGGGCGTGCTTGTCGGCCTGATCACCGTGAAAGATTTTGTAAAGACCGAACAATATCCGGACGCCTCCAAGGATGCTTCCGGCAGGTTGCTGGTGGGTGCGGGCATCGGCACCGGCGAGGAGTCCTGGAACCGCGCCGCGGCGCTGGTGGATGCGGGCGTCGACGTGCTCGTTGTGGATTCCGCACACGCGCACTCGCAGGGCGTGCTGAGCATGGTCGCGCGCGTGAAAAAGGAGTTCGGTGACCGCGTCGATGTGATCGGCGGCAACCTAGCCACCCGCACCGCGGCGAAAGCCATGATCGAGGCAGGGGCGGACGCCATCAAGGTGGGCATTGGCCCCGGTTCCATTTGCACCACGCGCGTGGTGGCCGGCGTGGGTGCCCCGCAGATCACCGCCATTATGGAAGCCTCGGTGCCGGCACACCAGGCGGGCGTACCAATCATCGCGGACGGCGGCATGCAATTCTCCGGCGATATCGCCAAGGCCTTGGCGGCGGGGGCGTCCACCGTGATGCTGGGCTCTCTGCTTGCGGGCACCGCGGAGGCCCCGGGCGAAACCGTGGTGGTCAACGGCAAGCAGTACAAGATGTACCGTGGGATGGGTTCCCTGGGGGCCATGCAGGGGCGCGGCTTGTCCGGGGAGAAGCGTTCATTTTCCAAGGACCGCTATTTCCAGGCCGACGTGAAAAGCGAGGAAAAGCTCGTGCCGGAAGGCATCGAAGGGCGGGTGCCGTTCCGGGGGTCCATCGATTCCATTACCCACCAGCTGGTGGGCGGTTTGCGGGCGGCGATGGGCTACACCGGCTCTGCTACCGTGGAGGAGCTGCAGCGCGCGAAGTTCGTGCAGATCACTGCGGCTGGGCTGCGGGAATCCCACCCGCACGATATTCAAATGACCGTTGAAGCCCCGAATTATTACCAGCGCTAGCTCAAAGGACCGCAATGCGTAACTATGTGGAAATCGGCAAAGGCCGGGAAGCCCGAGTAGGGTATCGTCTCTCCGATGTGTCGATCGTTCCGAATCGCCGTACTCGCTCCTCTAAGGACGTGGACACCTCCTGGCATATCGACGCATACTCGTTCGATATCCCGGTAATGTCGCACCCCACCGACGCCCTGGCTTCCCCCGAATTTGTGATCGAAATGGGCCGCCTCGGCGGGCTGGGCGTGATCAATGCGGAGGGGCTGTGGGGCCGCCACGCGGACTTAGACGCGGCGATCCAGCGAGTGCGGGAGGCAACGATGGGCGGTGACGGCGATTTCGATTTCGAATCCACCCGCCCCATCGCCGTATTGCAGGAGCTCCACGCCGCGCCGATCGATGAAACGTTGCTCACCGAACGCATCGCTCAGGTGCGCGAATCCGGTACGACGTTGGCGGTGCGTGTGTCCCCGCAGCGGGCCCGCGAACTGGCGCCGTTGGTGATCCAGGCGGGCGCGGAATTGCTGATCATTCAGGGCACCCTGATTTCCGCCGAGCACGTGGCCGAGGGCGGCGAGCCCCTGAACCTGAAGGAGTTTATCGGGGCGCTGGACGTGCCGGTGATTGTCGGCGGCGTGGTCGATTATTCCACCGCGCTGCATCTAATGCGCACGGGCGCAGTGGGCGTGATCGTCGGTGGCGGCACGAACACCAACGAGCCGACGCTTGGCATGGATGTTCCAATGGCCACCGCGATTGCCGACGCCGCCGCCGCCCGCCGCGATTACCTCGACGAAACCGAGGGGCGCTACGTGCACATCATCGCCGACGGGGACATTTTCACCTCCGGAGATGCGGCGAAAGCGATTGCCTGTGGCGCCGACGCCGTGATGCTCGGCCTTCCGCTTGCCGACGCCGCGGAATCAGCCGCCCACGGATTGTTCTGGCCGTCCACCGCCGGGCATCCTCGATTCCCCCGAGGTGCGGTGTATTCCAGCGCGGTCTTTGCGGCGGAGGATAACGATACCAGCCCCTCGTTGGAGACTATCCTGCTCGGCCCGACCTCAAGTGCCTTTGGCGACCGAAACTTCGTTGGTGGGCTGCGGCGCGCCATGGCCAAGGGCGGCTACACGGATCTGAAGAGTTTCCAAAAGGTGGATTTGACGGTGTGCCGCTAGCTGCTAGTGCCGTGTTCTGGGTTGCGGCCTGACCGGCCCAGACGCGCAGCGCCAGCGAAACCTTGGACTTCCGCACCTCGAACCGCCCCCGCACAGTTCGAGATTCTTCGAACCATCTGGCCCCCGCCGTAGCTGCCCCGCTAAGCGCTTGAAACTCGTTACCCTTGTTGGGATATTGGCGAGTGGCGTAAAAGGCGTCATTTCAACCCATAACGTTGCCCGCAACGAATCCCTAAACGTCGAGTTGAACGGTGTCTACCGATATTTTTTACACAAATAACGGCGATTCTGTGTAAAAAGTATCGCGCTGGCGGCCCTGGGCGGCCCTGGATGATGAAAATTACACGGGATCGGCGATTCTGGTGTAAAAAACTTCATGCGAAGTGCACGACCTTTCCGTCTGGGCTCGTTGGCGGGCTTCTGTTGCGCGGTGGGTGCCTCGATGTAGATGTATGCCACGCGGGTGGGTGTGGCTATAGAGCTTTTAGAAATGTCGTTTATAACTATTTTGTGCTCAACAATAACTAGGCCACTGGAGGCATCAGTTCGCCCGCGCGATATACGGTATGGGCGAATTACGTCACAGTGACGAAAACCTTGAGCTATTCGTTGTGGACAACCTATTCGCCGGGCTCGAGTTGAACGGTGTCTACCGATATTTTTTACACAAATCGCCGCGTGCCATTGAGTTGTGAACTTCTTTGATTGTTCTTGGTTTTATTGTACTTGGTTTTGTGGGGTTGGTGGTGGTGTTCCGATTTTGATGCCGACGGTGGCTGGTGGTGGTTGGAACATGGATCGTGGTGGGCGTCGTTGGGGGTAGGTGTTGTAGTAGATTTCTTCCTTTGCTTTGCGGTGTTTGAGTAGTGGTTTCCATTCGCCGGTGTAGACCTGTTGTGGGGTGAATCCGGCGAGGCCGCTGTGTGGGTCGTGGTTGTTGTAGGCGTCGATGATGGAGGCCATGGTGTTGGCGGCGGCCTTGATATTGGGGTAGCTGGTTAAGGCGTAGCGGTGGTGTTTGAGTGTGCGGTGGGAGGATTCTTCGAAAGGGTTGTCGTTGGATACKCCGGGGCGGATGAGTGAGAGTTCTACGCCGTTGGCGTCGAGCATTTGGCGCATTTGGGTGGAGGTCATGACAGCACCGTTGTCGGTGTGCAGGACTCGGACCTTGGCGTGGTTGAGCTGCTCGGCGGCGATGACTTGGGCGATGAGGTCGGTGGCGATGTGTTTGTCTTGGCGCAGTTGTACGGTGTGGCCGACGATTTTACGGGAGTGCAAGTCCAGCACGGTGTAGAGGTGAAATCCCTTGGTCATAAAGGATCCGGGGAGCCAGGTGATATCCCAGCACAGGACTTCGCCGGGCCGTGTCGCGGTCACTATTCGTGGTGGTTGCGGCGCCCGTGGCGCGCCGTGGCGCAGCGGTGCTGGCACCGTTTTGATTTCATTGTTCACGCGGTAAAACGTCCGCAATGAGCCGAGCAAGGGCTCCTCGGAATCGACATGGCTGAAAAAGATTTTATAGACCGATAATCCCTGCTCACGACCGTCGCGAAGCAATGCGGCGATACGTTGACGCTCCGGGGCGCTAATCGTTTTCGGCGGCGCGGCCTTTGGTGTTGTGGTTTCTTCGGCCGCGGATGCCGCCGGTAATACAGGGTTGTTTTCGCAAGCCCAAGCAGCTTCAATGCCGCGTTTTGGGTATAGCCAGCCGCCGCAAGCAACTCTAAAATATGGTCTTCAAGCTTAACGAACTCATCGAAATCGGCTTGCTGCTCTGGGGAAAGTTTCCGGCCACCACGCATCAACGATCGGTATATTTTTGCATGGCGGCGATAGCTTTTCCCATCGCCTCCACCGCCTTGGCATGCGCAGTGGTGGCAGCATCCTTATCCGCAACCACCTTTTCCAATTCAGCGATCCGCGCCTCCAATTTGGCGTGACGTGTTTCCACTTCGCGCGCGCGCAGTCTCCCACTTCGCGCGCTCGGTCTCCACTTCGCACGCTCCGCCCCAGCTCGGCGTTAAGCGCCTCCAACTCCTGATTGCGCTGTGTCAGCCGAGAAAACTCCACGATATTTTCATCACTCATAGGAATATTTTCTCGCGGTGTTAACCCGATGTCGAGCGTGCCCGCCGCAAGCTGCCGCCGCCACAAATACAACTGCCTCGGCGTCACCCCGGCCGCCCGGAGGAACTCTCCCTTCAGACCATGCTTGGTCTCCGCATGGGCCAACACGATCTCCCGGCGCTGCTCCGCAGTAAACGTCCGGTCCGGATCTACCGGAGGGATCTGTACAGACATCTTGAACCTTCCTTCCTCATCCCCATGACCATCACGGGGAAGCTTCCGAAAGTTCACATCTTCAATGGCAAGGTACGAATAACGGCGATTCTGTGTAAAAAGTATCGCGCTGGCTGCCCTGGGCGGCCCTGGATGATGAAAATTACACCGGATCGGCGATTCTGGTGTAAAAAACTTCATGCGAAGTGCACGATCGATTTCGCGAGGGGCATCCGTGGCGGGGGACAGCTATCTCTGACCTGCTTTGCCCTGGATCGTTGGGCCGGAGATTTATCGTGGGTCGCGGTCGAGCCGGGGGTCGTGGAAGGTGCGGGTTCCGGTGACGGTGGCGGCCAAGGCCCCAGCTCCGAGGCACGCGATGGTGGTGGCCCACAATACGGGTTCGAGCCCGAAGTGTTGCACGGCCGGGGCCATGAGCGCGAGCCCGGCGGGGGCGAGCCCATAGGAGATCAGGAAGTCGATGGAGGATACTCGGGCGATAAGCTCGGGTTTTATTTCGCGTTGGACGCAGGTAAACCAGGGGACATTAAACACCTCGATGCCAATACCTGCGAGGACATAGATGGCGACGACGATCCACCAGTTCCAGCCGTTTAGGGCCACGGCCATTGCGCCTGCTACTAGTCCATAGGCGGCGAGCCCGGCGAAGGCCCACCAACCTTGGGATTTAGGTGTCCAGCGGATCACCAATACGGCGCCGATGATGGCGCCTAGGCCGTAGCCGGTGGTGGCCACAGCTAGTAGCGTGTCCGTGCTGGTAATATCCACGCTGACCAGCGGCAATAGCACGCCGGTGGCGGAATACCCCAGCATGATGACCACCACGAGCAATCCCAAGCCGGCCATAAACCAGCGGTGCCTGCGGGCCTCTTGGAAACCTTCCCGAAAGCCCTTGATTAAGGATTGGTGCTCGCTACGTGGGGCCTCGGCGGCGCCGACGGTGCTTGCGGCCACGATAAGCCACAGGGCCGCCGTGACCAGCAATAACACCTCGGTGCCGAGGGTGCGGCTGCCGATGGCCACCAGGGTTGGGGCAACCACCATGACCAAACGCACCGAAAGGGTGTTTGCCGCGTTCGCAGCCTGCCGTTGCGGGCCCACGATATTTGCAGCGATAAGCGATTGAAACGCGGGGCGGCAGGCGCCTTGGCCAGCGCCGATCGCGGCTGCGCTGAGTGACATCAATACCAGCGAGGGCGAGAACACCACAATGCCAACGCTGCCAATGGCGGCGATCAAACCTGCGATCCGCACAGTGCGTACTGCGGATGCGATGTCCGCGATCACGCCTGCTAGGGGCATAATGCCAACGAAACCGATGGTGCGCACCGCGAGAATAATGCCCAACTGGGTTGCATCGAGCTCTTTGGTGATCAATTGCAGCCCGAGGATAAATGGTAATGCCCATGTTGCCAGCCCGCTGGCGGTGGAT
Proteins encoded:
- a CDS encoding DUF5319 domain-containing protein, with amino-acid sequence MYYNDRMPPDPFANDPNDPASFFDDGETLPPLSPEERLEVIRNLELLHEFRKVLEPRGIKGIFFLCEDCEENHYYDWDIIDANMRATLRGELAPVHEPSAEPTVMAYVPWDYCLGYLDGMEANR
- a CDS encoding MFS transporter; this translates as MRQLLRNAIFIKLWSGSTASGLATWALPFILGLQLITKELDATQLGIILAVRTIGFVGIMPLAGVIADIASAVRTVRIAGLIAAIGSVGIVVFSPSLVLMSLSAAAIGAGQGACRPAFQSLIAANIVGPQRQAANAANTLSVRLVMVVAPTLVAIGSRTLGTEVLLLVTAALWLIVAASTVGAAEAPRSEHQSLIKGFREGFQEARRHRWFMAGLGLLVVVIMLGYSATGVLLPLVSVDITSTDTLLAVATTGYGLGAIIGAVLVIRWTPKSQGWWAFAGLAAYGLVAGAMAVALNGWNWWIVVAIYVLAGIGIEVFNVPWFTCVQREIKPELIARVSSIDFLISYGLAPAGLALMAPAVQHFGLEPVLWATTIACLGAGALAATVTGTRTFHDPRLDRDPR
- the guaB gene encoding IMP dehydrogenase: MTDTRVFTGGDDPHKVALLGLTFDDVLLLPDASDVIPSEVDTSSQLTRNIRLNIPLISAAMDTVTEARMAIAMSRQGGMGVLHRNLSVEDQAEQVELVKRSESGMVSDPITCTPDMTIGEVDALCARYRISGLPVVDDQGKLVGICTNRDMRFEADFGRSVAEVMTPMPLVVAKQGVSKKDALSLLSANKVEKLPIVDDQGVLVGLITVKDFVKTEQYPDASKDASGRLLVGAGIGTGEESWNRAAALVDAGVDVLVVDSAHAHSQGVLSMVARVKKEFGDRVDVIGGNLATRTAAKAMIEAGADAIKVGIGPGSICTTRVVAGVGAPQITAIMEASVPAHQAGVPIIADGGMQFSGDIAKALAAGASTVMLGSLLAGTAEAPGETVVVNGKQYKMYRGMGSLGAMQGRGLSGEKRSFSKDRYFQADVKSEEKLVPEGIEGRVPFRGSIDSITHQLVGGLRAAMGYTGSATVEELQRAKFVQITAAGLRESHPHDIQMTVEAPNYYQR
- a CDS encoding DDE-type integrase/transposase/recombinase, giving the protein MLRDGREQGLSVYKIFFSHVDSEEPLLGSLRTFYRVNNEIKTVPAPLRHGAPRAPQPPRIVTATRPGEVLCWDITWLPGSFMTKGFHLYTVLDLHSRKIVGHTVQLRQDKHIATDLIAQVIAAEQLNHAKVRVLHTDNGAVMTSTQMRQMLDANGVELSLIRPGVSNDNPFEESSHRTLKHHRYALTSYPNIKAAANTMASIIDAYNNHDPHSGLAGFTPQQVYTGEWKPLLKHRKAKEEIYYNTYPQRRPPRSMFQPPPATVGIKIGTPPPTPQNQVQ
- a CDS encoding GuaB3 family IMP dehydrogenase-related protein encodes the protein MRNYVEIGKGREARVGYRLSDVSIVPNRRTRSSKDVDTSWHIDAYSFDIPVMSHPTDALASPEFVIEMGRLGGLGVINAEGLWGRHADLDAAIQRVREATMGGDGDFDFESTRPIAVLQELHAAPIDETLLTERIAQVRESGTTLAVRVSPQRARELAPLVIQAGAELLIIQGTLISAEHVAEGGEPLNLKEFIGALDVPVIVGGVVDYSTALHLMRTGAVGVIVGGGTNTNEPTLGMDVPMATAIADAAAARRDYLDETEGRYVHIIADGDIFTSGDAAKAIACGADAVMLGLPLADAAESAAHGLFWPSTAGHPRFPRGAVYSSAVFAAEDNDTSPSLETILLGPTSSAFGDRNFVGGLRRAMAKGGYTDLKSFQKVDLTVCR